ACGGTCGCCGACGCTTGGCACCTTGATGGTTTCGCCGGCACCGGCCAGTTTGGCCAGGGCACAGGCGTAGCGAATCTTGATTTCTTCGGCGTACTGGGTCGGGGTGCGCAGCGCCATGGCGATGTCGTTGGTCACCTGATCGCCCGCTATCGGGATGACCGCGGTGTGACGGATCGCACCTTCGGTGAAGATCGCGATGTCGGTGGTTCCGCCGCCGATGTCCACCAGGCATACGCCCAGCTCTTTCTCGTCATCGGTCAGGACCGAGTAGGCCGAGGCCAACTGCTCGAGAATGATGTCGTCGATTTCCAGACCGCAGCGGCGCACGCATTTTTCAATGTTCTGTGCAGCGTTCACGGCGCAGGTGACCACGTGAACCTTGGCTTCCAGACGCACACCGGACATACCCAGCGGCTCGCGAACGCCTTCCTGGTTATCGATCACGTAATCCTGCGGCAGGGTGTGCAGCACGCGCTGGTCAGCCGGGATCGCCACAGCCTGGGCAGCGTCGAGAACGCGCTCAAGGTCGGCGGAGCTGACTTCGCGATCACGAATCGCCACGATGCCGTGGGAGTTCAGGCTGCGGATGTGATTGCCGGCCACGCCGACAAACGCCGAGTGGATTCGGCAACCGGCCATCAGCTGCGCTTCTTCGATCGCGCGCTGGATCGACTGGACGGTGGACTCAATGTTCACCACCACGCCTTTTTTCAGGCCGCGGGACGGATGAGTACCGATCCCGACGATTTCGAGCGTGCCGTCGTCCGCGACCTCGCCTACCAGCGCCACCACCTTGGAGGTGCCGATATCGAGACCGACGATCATTTTGCCGCTTTGCACGTTTGCCATGGGTCCTGCCTCTTCTTAATTCTTCGCGACAGCGGGTTGGGCTGTCGTCGGCGCTACAGGTTCCCGCCAGCCAACGGCGAGGCCGTTGGCGTAGCGCAGATCGATGCGCGCAATGTTCGTAATCTGTTCTTTAAGCGTCTTGTCGTAGATGGCGATGAAGCGGCGCATCTTTTCCACCAGGTTGCCGCGTCCCAGCAGCAGTTCGATCCCCGGGCCCGCGCTGCCGGCGCCGGTGGTCAGGAACCAGCTGCCTCGTTCACGCAATTCCAGGCGTGCAATCGAGAAGCCCAATGGCCTGAGCATCTGGCTCAGCACCTGATATTGCTGCATCACTTGCTGCTGGGCCCGCTGCGGGCCGAACAGCTGTGGCAAGTGTTCGTAGTTCGCCAGCTCACGCGGGGTGAACGCCTGCCCCTGGTTGTTCAACAGCGACTCATCGCCCCAACGGGCCACCGGCAGTTGTTCTTCCAGGCGAATCACTACTTGATCCGGCCATACCCTGCGCACTTCGGCGTGGGCAATCCATGGCATCTGTTCAAGCTCGGTGCGCATGCTCTCCAGGTCGATAGTGAAGAAGCTCGACGCCACGTAGGGGGCGATCCGCTGCTGCACCGCTTGCTGGCTGATGTAACTCAAGTCGCCCTGCACCGCGATTTTGGTGACCGGCCGGTCGGCGTACGGCAGCAAACGCTGTGCGCCTTCATAAGTGCCGAACCCCAGCGCAACCAGCAGCACGGGCCAGAACAGGCTTTTCAGAAAACCAAAGTTGGCTTTCGGCAGGCGCGCGGACATCGGCTCTTTGGCCACCATTCGGCTGGCACCCCGCGGCACCGGTTTGCGGCCGGGTGCGGAGGGCTGATGTCTAAGCTGTGCGCCTTGCATCGTCTTAACCTCTAGTTTCTTCAATACTGGCGGCGAGAATCGCCAGAACCAGTTGCTGGAAATCCAGACCGGCAGCACGGGCTGCCATTGGCACCAGACTGTGATCGGTCATGCCCGGTGCGGTGTTGACTTCCAGGAACCAGAACTGGCCGGCGGCGTCCTGCATCACGTCTGCCCTGCCCCAACCAGCAATACCCAGCGCCTCACAGGCTTTGGCCGTGAGGTCCATGAGTTCTTTTTCTTTATCGCTGTCCAGGCCACACGGAATCCGGTACTGGGTATCGGAAGCCACGTACTTGGCGTCGTAGTCGTAGAAACTGTGCGTCGTGCCCAGGGCAATCGGTGGCAACACCTGGTCACGCAGGGTGGCGATGGTGAACTCCGGACCTTGAATCCATTGCTCGACCAACACTTGTGAATCGTAGGTACTGGCCGCTTTCCACGCGTCGATCAATTCAGACGTGGAAGTCACTTTGGCCATCCCGATACTGGAACCTTCATGGGCCGGTTTGACGATCAAAGGGAAGCCCAGTTCCGTGGCCGCCGAAATACAATCGGCCTCAGAGCTCAGTACCGCGTGGCGTGGCGTCGGAATGCCGAGGCTGTGCCAGACCTGCTTGGTGCGCAGTTTGTCCATGGCCAGGGCGGAGGCCAGAATGCCGCTGCCGGTGTACGGAATCCCTGCGCATTCGAGCAGGCCCTGCATGCTGCCGTCTTCACCGCCACGACCGTGGAGGATGATGAAGGCGCGGTCGATTTTTTCGTTCAGCAGACGCTGCAGCAGGTCATCGCCCACATCAAGACCGAAGGCGTCCACACCGGCGCTTTGCAGTGCTTCGAGCACTGCGTTACCCGACTTCAGGGACACTTCACGCTCGGCACTCTTGCCGCCGAACAGCACGGCGACGCGACCGAAATCTTTCGGCGCAATAGTGGAGACGAGGTTGGCGTAAGCAGCAGTCATTTCAACTTCCCCTCTACCGGAGCAGCAACGGCTCCGGCAAACAACGGACTGTTCAACAGTTTCGGTGCAAGACCGCCGATATCACCGGCGCCCTGGCACAGCAGAATGTCGCCGGCACGCAGCAGCGGCTTGACGATCGGTGCGAGGTCGATGCCGCGCTCGATGTAGATCGGGTCGAGCTGACCGCGCTGGCGGATGCTGTTGCACAGCTTGCGGCTGTCGGCACCCGGGATTGGCTCTTCGCCGGCCGGGTAGACCTCCATCAGTAGCAGCACATTGGCGTCGGCCAGTACATTGACGAAATCGTCGTACAGGTCGCGGGTGCGGCTGTAACGGTGCGGCTGGTAAACCATCACCAGACGACGCTCCGGCCAGCCACCGCGCACGGCTTTGATCACGGCCGCGACTTCGGTCGGGTGGTGACCGTAGTCGTCCACCAGCATCACGTTGCCGCCTTCAACCGGCAGTTCGCCGTACACCTGGAAGCGCCGACCGACACCCTGGAACCCGGACAGGCCCTGGACGATGGCTTCATCGCTGACGCCTTCGTCGGTGGCAATGCAAATGGTCGCCAGCGCGTTCAGCACGTTGTGGTTGCCCGGCATGTTCACCGACACATCCAGCGGCTCGCGTTCAGGGCGCAGCACGGTGAAGAAAGTTTGCATGCCCTGCTGACGTACATTGATGGCACGGACGTCGGCATCGTCGCCAAAGCCATAAGTGACCGTCGGACGTTTCACCAGCGGCAGGATTTCACGCACCATCGGATCGTCCAGGCACACCACCGCCAGACCGTAGAACGGCAGGTTGTGCAGAAACTCGACGAAGGTTTTCTTCAGTTTGTTGAAGTCACCGTCGTAGGTCGCCATGTGGTCGGCGTCGATGTTGGTGACCACGGCCACCAGCGGCTGCAAGTGCAGGAAGCTGGCATCGCTTTCGTCGGCTTCGGCAATCAGGTAACGGCTGGTGCCGAGCTGGGCATTGGTGCCCGCGGCATTCAGACGACCACCGATCACGAATGTCGGGTCCAGGCCACCGGCCGCGAACACCGAAGCGATCAGGCTGGTGGTGGTGGTTTTGCCGTGGGTACCGGCGACGGCGATGCCGTGGCGGTAGCGCATCAGCTCGGCCAGCATCTCGGCACGCGGCACCACCGGAATCCGACGTTCCAGGGCGGTGGCGACTTCCGGGTTGGACGTGTTCACGGCGCTGGAGGTGACCAGCACATCGGCGTTCGCGGCGTTCTCGGCACGGTGGCCGATATAGATGTGGGCACCGAAGGATTCCAGGCGCTCGGTCACCGGCGATGCTTTGAGGTCGGAACCGGACACTTCATAGCCCAGGTTCAGCAACACTTCGGCAATACCGCACATGCCCACGCCGCCGATGCCGACGAAGTGGATGCGACGGATGCGGCGCATTTCCGGGTGCGGCATGGCTTTCTTGTTCTCAACCATGGGCCACCTCCAGGCAGGTATCGACCACGTTACGAGTGGCATCGGGTTTGGCCAGGCGGCGTGCCGCGGTGGCCATGTCGTTGAGTCGTTGCGGTTGCATCAAGACCTCTGTCAGGCGAGCGGCAAGATCCGCTGCGCCGGTCGTTCTTTGCGGCATCAGGAAGGCAGCGCCTTCACGGGCCAAATAATCAGCGTTGCGGGTCTGGTGATCGTCGATCGCGTGGGGCAAAGGCACCAGCATCGAGGGCAGACCGGCAGCCGCCAGTTCACTGATGGTCAGTGCGCCTGCGCGGCACACCACTAGGTCGGCCCAACCATAGGCTTGGGCCATGTCTTTGATGAAAGGCTGCACTTGCGCCTCGACACCAGCTGCGCGATAGCGCTCTGTAGTCACTTCATCGTGGTTTTTGCCGGCCTGATGAAACACGTCCGGGCGCAGGTCGGGGGCGACTTGCGACAGGGCTTCAGGCAGCAACTTGTTCAACGGCTCTGCGCCCAGGCTTCCGCCCAGGATCAGCAAACGTGCCTTGCGACCGGCCAGGGCAGGTCGCGGTGTTTCGAGGAACAGCTCGGTGCGCACCGGGTTACCGGTGGTGCGACGGCTGTTCGACAGGGTAAAGGTGTCGGGGAACGCTTCACAGACTCGGGCGGCCAACGGCACCAGCAACCGATTGGCGGTACCGGCCACGGCGTTCTGCTCGTGAACGATCACCGGCACGCCGGCCAACTTGGCTGCAACGCCGCCGGGGCCAGTCACATAACCGCCGAAGCCGACCACGCAGACTGGCTGCAGCTGACGAATGATCGCCCGCGCCTGCCAGATCGACTTGAGCACCATGAACGGTGCCTTGAGCAGGGACAATTTGCCCTTGCCGCGCAAACCGCTGGCGTTGATCCGATGCAATTCAAGACCGGCCGCCGGCACCAGATCGTTTTCGATCCCGCGCGGCGTGCCGAGCCAGTGCACGGTATAACCGCGGGCCTGGAACTCCCGAGCGCAGGCCAGCGCCGGGAACACATGCCCCCCGGTGCCGCCAGCCATGATCAATACATTAGCGCCCATGGTTCGGCTCCTCGGCGAAGTCGCTCTCATGGAACTCCATCTCTTCGCTGCCCAAGTGGGTTCGACTCTCCCACTCGATGCGCAGCAACAAGCCAAGACAGGCACAGCAGATCACCAACGAACTGCCGCCATAACTGAGAAATGGCAGGGTCAGACCTTTGGTCGGCAGCAGACCGACGTTCACCCCGATGTTGATCAGGAACTGACCAATCCACAGGAACGACAAGCCGTACGCGATGTAGGCGGCGAAAAATTGCTTGGCCTTCTCGGCCCAGTAACCGATGTACATGCCACGAATACAGACAAAGACGAACAGCGCTACGGTGCACAAAGAACCCACGGCACCCAGCTCTTCGGCCAGGACCGAGAACACGAAGTCGGTGTGCGCTTCCGGCAGGTAGAACTGTTTCTGCACGCTGTTGCCCAGGCCAACGCCCAGCCATTCGCCGCGACCGAAAGCGATCAAGGCCTGAGACAACTGATAGCCAGCACCGAACTGGTCGGCCCACGGGTCCGCAAAGTTGGTCAGACGCGCCATTCGATACGGCTGCATTTGAATCAACAGCACCACCGCGGCGACAGCCAGGACAACCATCAAGGAAAAACGGAACAGCCCGACCCCGCCGAGGAACAGCATCGCCGCAGCCGCTCCCATCATCACGACGGTGGCACCGAAGTCCGGCTCCATCAGCAACAGACCCGCCATTGGCAGCAGAACGATGAACGGCTTGAAGAAGCCCATCCAGCTTTCACGCACTTCTTTCTGGCGCCGCACCAGATAACCGGCGAGGTAGATCACCACGAACACCTTGGCGATCTCGGAAGGCTGGACGTTGAAGAAACTGAAGCCGATCCAGCGCATCGAACCGTTCACTTCACGGCCGATCCCGGGGACGATCACCATCACCAGCAAACCGAACGCACCAATCAGCATCAGCCAGCCCAGGCGTTGCCAGGTCGCGATCGGAATCATCATGGTGACGACGCAGGCACCAAGGCCCAGTACTACGTAGATCAGGTGGCGAATCATGTAGTACAGGGCACTGCCCGATTGCACCGCCCCCACCTCGGTCGAGGCCGATGCAATCATCACCAGCCCAAGACCCAGCAGCGCCAGGCAGCCGGCGAGCATCGGGAAATCGAGGTCGATGCCGCGCCCGGTGATGATCGGCGACGGATACGGCTTGATGATATTCAGGAGGCTCATGCCAAGTCCTCCACGGCGCGGACAAACTGGTGACCGCGATCTTCGTAGTTCTTGAACATGTCGAAACTGGCGCAGGCTGGCGACAACAGCACCGCGTCGCCCGGCTCGGCAGTGGCGCGGCATTGTTCGACGGCTTCGACGAGCGAGCCGACGCGGATCAGCGGCACGCCGTCACCGATGGCCTCACCAATCTTGTCGGAGTCGCGGCCCATCAGGATCACGGCACGGCAGTTGGCCGCGACTGGATCACGCAGATCCTTGAACTCGGCACCCTTGCCGTCACCACCGGCGATCAGCACGATCTTGCCGTCGATGTCCGCGCCCAAACCTTCGATGGCAGCCAGTGCGGCGCCGACGTTGGTGGCTTTTGAATCGTTGTAGTAGCTCACGCCATTCAGGTCGCGCACCCACTGGCAGCGGTGCTCGAGCCCGGCGAAACTGCGCAGGGCCGAAAGCATGGTGTCGAACGGCAAGCCGACAGCATGGCCCAACGCCAATGCCGCCAGAGCGTTGGACTGGTTATGGGCGCCACGAATCTTCAATTCGCGCACCGGCATCAGGTTCTGGAATTCGAAGGCCAGGTATTTCTCGCCGCCTTCTTCACGGATACCGAAGGCCTTGAAATCGGGTTTGCTCAGGCCGAAGGTCCAGCATGGCTGACCTTCACCCATCAACGGACGGCTCAGGGCGTCCTGACGGTTGACCACAAATTGTTTGGCACCCCGGAAGATCCGGTGCTTGGCCAGATGATAGGCCGGCAGACCGCTGTAGCGGTCCATGTGGTCTTCGCTGATGTTGAGCACGGTCGCCACTTCGGCGTTGAGTTGA
The window above is part of the Pseudomonas sp. B21-048 genome. Proteins encoded here:
- the ftsA gene encoding cell division protein FtsA, which gives rise to MANVQSGKMIVGLDIGTSKVVALVGEVADDGTLEIVGIGTHPSRGLKKGVVVNIESTVQSIQRAIEEAQLMAGCRIHSAFVGVAGNHIRSLNSHGIVAIRDREVSSADLERVLDAAQAVAIPADQRVLHTLPQDYVIDNQEGVREPLGMSGVRLEAKVHVVTCAVNAAQNIEKCVRRCGLEIDDIILEQLASAYSVLTDDEKELGVCLVDIGGGTTDIAIFTEGAIRHTAVIPIAGDQVTNDIAMALRTPTQYAEEIKIRYACALAKLAGAGETIKVPSVGDRPPRELSRQALAEVVEPRYDELFTLIQAELRRSGYEDLIPAGIVLTGGTSKMEGAVELAEEIFHMPVRLGVPHGVKGLDDVVRNPIYSTGVGLLMYGLQKQSDGISFSGIGSRDSYSNDEPKAALLDRIKSWVQGNF
- the murG gene encoding undecaprenyldiphospho-muramoylpentapeptide beta-N-acetylglucosaminyltransferase, translating into MGANVLIMAGGTGGHVFPALACAREFQARGYTVHWLGTPRGIENDLVPAAGLELHRINASGLRGKGKLSLLKAPFMVLKSIWQARAIIRQLQPVCVVGFGGYVTGPGGVAAKLAGVPVIVHEQNAVAGTANRLLVPLAARVCEAFPDTFTLSNSRRTTGNPVRTELFLETPRPALAGRKARLLILGGSLGAEPLNKLLPEALSQVAPDLRPDVFHQAGKNHDEVTTERYRAAGVEAQVQPFIKDMAQAYGWADLVVCRAGALTISELAAAGLPSMLVPLPHAIDDHQTRNADYLAREGAAFLMPQRTTGAADLAARLTEVLMQPQRLNDMATAARRLAKPDATRNVVDTCLEVAHG
- a CDS encoding D-alanine--D-alanine ligase, which translates into the protein MTAAYANLVSTIAPKDFGRVAVLFGGKSAEREVSLKSGNAVLEALQSAGVDAFGLDVGDDLLQRLLNEKIDRAFIILHGRGGEDGSMQGLLECAGIPYTGSGILASALAMDKLRTKQVWHSLGIPTPRHAVLSSEADCISAATELGFPLIVKPAHEGSSIGMAKVTSTSELIDAWKAASTYDSQVLVEQWIQGPEFTIATLRDQVLPPIALGTTHSFYDYDAKYVASDTQYRIPCGLDSDKEKELMDLTAKACEALGIAGWGRADVMQDAAGQFWFLEVNTAPGMTDHSLVPMAARAAGLDFQQLVLAILAASIEETRG
- the murD gene encoding UDP-N-acetylmuramoyl-L-alanine--D-glutamate ligase; this translates as MSLIASDHFRIVVGLGKSGMSLVRFLANRGVSFAVADTRENPPELATLKRDYPHVEVRCGELDVEFLCRADELYVSPGLALATPALQAAAARGVKLSGDIELFARNAKAPIVAISGSNAKSTVTTLVGEMAAAAGKRVAVGGNLGTPALDLLSDDVELYVMELSSFQLETTDQLNAEVATVLNISEDHMDRYSGLPAYHLAKHRIFRGAKQFVVNRQDALSRPLMGEGQPCWTFGLSKPDFKAFGIREEGGEKYLAFEFQNLMPVRELKIRGAHNQSNALAALALGHAVGLPFDTMLSALRSFAGLEHRCQWVRDLNGVSYYNDSKATNVGAALAAIEGLGADIDGKIVLIAGGDGKGAEFKDLRDPVAANCRAVILMGRDSDKIGEAIGDGVPLIRVGSLVEAVEQCRATAEPGDAVLLSPACASFDMFKNYEDRGHQFVRAVEDLA
- a CDS encoding cell division protein FtsQ/DivIB, coding for MQGAQLRHQPSAPGRKPVPRGASRMVAKEPMSARLPKANFGFLKSLFWPVLLVALGFGTYEGAQRLLPYADRPVTKIAVQGDLSYISQQAVQQRIAPYVASSFFTIDLESMRTELEQMPWIAHAEVRRVWPDQVVIRLEEQLPVARWGDESLLNNQGQAFTPRELANYEHLPQLFGPQRAQQQVMQQYQVLSQMLRPLGFSIARLELRERGSWFLTTGAGSAGPGIELLLGRGNLVEKMRRFIAIYDKTLKEQITNIARIDLRYANGLAVGWREPVAPTTAQPAVAKN
- the murC gene encoding UDP-N-acetylmuramate--L-alanine ligase, yielding MVENKKAMPHPEMRRIRRIHFVGIGGVGMCGIAEVLLNLGYEVSGSDLKASPVTERLESFGAHIYIGHRAENAANADVLVTSSAVNTSNPEVATALERRIPVVPRAEMLAELMRYRHGIAVAGTHGKTTTTSLIASVFAAGGLDPTFVIGGRLNAAGTNAQLGTSRYLIAEADESDASFLHLQPLVAVVTNIDADHMATYDGDFNKLKKTFVEFLHNLPFYGLAVVCLDDPMVREILPLVKRPTVTYGFGDDADVRAINVRQQGMQTFFTVLRPEREPLDVSVNMPGNHNVLNALATICIATDEGVSDEAIVQGLSGFQGVGRRFQVYGELPVEGGNVMLVDDYGHHPTEVAAVIKAVRGGWPERRLVMVYQPHRYSRTRDLYDDFVNVLADANVLLLMEVYPAGEEPIPGADSRKLCNSIRQRGQLDPIYIERGIDLAPIVKPLLRAGDILLCQGAGDIGGLAPKLLNSPLFAGAVAAPVEGKLK
- the ftsW gene encoding putative lipid II flippase FtsW; translated protein: MSLLNIIKPYPSPIITGRGIDLDFPMLAGCLALLGLGLVMIASASTEVGAVQSGSALYYMIRHLIYVVLGLGACVVTMMIPIATWQRLGWLMLIGAFGLLVMVIVPGIGREVNGSMRWIGFSFFNVQPSEIAKVFVVIYLAGYLVRRQKEVRESWMGFFKPFIVLLPMAGLLLMEPDFGATVVMMGAAAAMLFLGGVGLFRFSLMVVLAVAAVVLLIQMQPYRMARLTNFADPWADQFGAGYQLSQALIAFGRGEWLGVGLGNSVQKQFYLPEAHTDFVFSVLAEELGAVGSLCTVALFVFVCIRGMYIGYWAEKAKQFFAAYIAYGLSFLWIGQFLINIGVNVGLLPTKGLTLPFLSYGGSSLVICCACLGLLLRIEWESRTHLGSEEMEFHESDFAEEPNHGR